The following are encoded in a window of Algiphilus aromaticivorans DG1253 genomic DNA:
- a CDS encoding enoyl-CoA hydratase/isomerase family protein, producing MTLPECETLALAFDDGVLRITLNRPEARNAMNAQMVSEIGQVLDAVSMKETVRTIVLRGAEGHFCAGADLKEVMAGGTKAPKPGEPDPIKDFSRAFGTLLRKVEQAPQVVIAVAEGSVLGGGFGLVCVSDIALAHTDARFGLPETTRGLPPAQIAPFVVQRIGLTQARRLCLTGARFDGRAAEALGLVHESFADDKQLDDKIDRLIEDIRQCAPGANAMTKDIVLSVGHMNMDAVLDMAAEKFAQAVRGPEAGEGISAFLKKRTAKWASRN from the coding sequence CTGACCCTGCCGGAATGCGAGACCCTGGCCCTTGCCTTCGACGACGGCGTTCTGCGCATCACGCTGAACCGTCCCGAGGCGCGCAACGCGATGAACGCGCAGATGGTCAGCGAGATCGGGCAGGTGCTCGATGCCGTCTCCATGAAGGAGACGGTGCGCACCATCGTGCTGCGCGGCGCCGAAGGCCACTTCTGCGCCGGTGCCGACCTCAAGGAAGTCATGGCCGGCGGCACCAAGGCGCCGAAGCCGGGCGAACCCGATCCGATCAAGGACTTCTCGCGCGCCTTCGGCACGCTGCTGCGCAAGGTCGAGCAGGCCCCGCAGGTAGTGATCGCCGTGGCCGAGGGCTCGGTCCTCGGCGGCGGCTTCGGCCTGGTCTGCGTCTCGGATATCGCGCTGGCGCATACCGACGCGCGCTTCGGCTTGCCCGAAACGACGCGCGGCCTGCCGCCGGCGCAGATCGCTCCCTTCGTCGTGCAGCGCATCGGCCTGACCCAGGCGCGGCGCCTGTGCCTGACCGGCGCGCGCTTCGACGGCCGCGCCGCCGAGGCGCTGGGCCTGGTGCACGAAAGCTTCGCCGACGACAAGCAGCTCGACGACAAGATCGACCGCCTCATCGAGGACATCCGCCAGTGCGCGCCCGGTGCCAACGCCATGACGAAGGACATCGTGCTGTCCGTGGGCCATATGAACATGGATGCCGTGCTCGACATGGCCGCCGAGAAGTTCGCCCAGGCCGTGCGTGGCCCGGAGGCGGGCGAGGGGATCTCCGCCTTCCTGAAGAAGCGGACGGCGAAGTGGGCGAGCAGAAATTGA
- a CDS encoding acyl-CoA carboxylase subunit beta — MAVIDSKVDVHGDGFAHNREGMLERIKAWREIEAKGRAEEAAKQERFEKRGQILPRERVHLMLDRGSPWLELSTLCGYGQHDDKDGSLAGGNQIAGIGYVSGTRCLIVASNSAIKGGTMTPWGVQKTLRLQEIALDQRLPVVSMIESGGANLLYQAEVFIPGGKTFANQCRLSAAGIPQVTVVHGSSTAGGAYMPGLSDYVIMVRKQAKVFLAGPPLLKAATGEIADDEDLGGAEMHCQVAGTSEFIAENDADGIRLAREVMANIGWNADRPPLQLREVRAPRYDVEEICGVVPADYRRPYDPREVIARIADDSDFLDFKTEYDTQTICGRAVIEGHQVGIIANNGPITTKGATKAGQFIQQCCQSNIPIVYLMNTTGYMVGSDSEQGGIVKHGSKMIQAVANAHVPQITIVMGGSFGAGNYGMCGRGFGPDFIFAWPNSRTSVMGGEQAAGVMEIITREKYEKQGKAIDEAEEKRLAAVRQQIVDQFDRESDAFAASARMFDDGIIDPRDTRRVLGLCLSVCREAKLRQLHGNSFGVARL; from the coding sequence ATGGCTGTTATCGACTCGAAGGTCGATGTCCACGGCGACGGCTTTGCCCACAATCGCGAGGGCATGCTGGAGCGCATCAAGGCCTGGCGCGAGATCGAAGCCAAGGGCCGCGCCGAAGAGGCGGCCAAGCAGGAGCGCTTCGAGAAGCGCGGCCAGATCCTGCCACGCGAGCGCGTGCATCTCATGCTGGATCGCGGCAGCCCCTGGCTGGAGCTGTCGACGCTCTGCGGCTATGGCCAGCACGACGACAAGGATGGCTCGCTGGCCGGCGGCAACCAGATCGCCGGCATTGGCTACGTCTCCGGCACGCGCTGCCTGATCGTGGCGAGCAACTCGGCGATCAAGGGCGGCACGATGACGCCCTGGGGCGTGCAGAAGACGCTGCGCCTGCAGGAGATCGCGCTCGACCAGCGCTTGCCGGTGGTCTCCATGATCGAGTCGGGCGGCGCCAACCTTCTTTATCAGGCCGAGGTTTTCATCCCCGGCGGCAAGACCTTCGCCAACCAGTGCCGACTGTCGGCGGCTGGGATCCCGCAGGTGACGGTGGTGCACGGCTCCAGCACGGCCGGCGGCGCCTATATGCCGGGGCTGTCTGATTACGTGATCATGGTGCGCAAGCAGGCCAAGGTCTTCCTGGCCGGGCCGCCGCTACTCAAGGCCGCCACCGGCGAGATCGCCGACGACGAGGATCTGGGCGGCGCCGAGATGCACTGCCAGGTCGCCGGCACTTCCGAATTCATTGCCGAGAACGACGCCGACGGCATCCGTCTAGCGCGCGAGGTGATGGCGAATATCGGCTGGAACGCCGATCGCCCGCCGCTGCAGCTGCGCGAGGTGCGCGCGCCGCGCTACGACGTCGAGGAGATCTGCGGCGTCGTGCCGGCGGATTACCGCCGCCCTTACGACCCACGCGAGGTTATCGCCAGAATCGCCGACGACTCGGATTTCCTCGACTTCAAGACCGAGTACGACACCCAGACCATCTGTGGCCGGGCCGTCATCGAAGGGCATCAGGTCGGCATCATCGCCAACAACGGCCCGATCACGACCAAGGGCGCGACCAAGGCCGGGCAGTTCATCCAGCAGTGCTGCCAGTCGAATATCCCCATCGTCTACCTGATGAACACCACTGGCTACATGGTGGGCTCGGACTCCGAGCAGGGCGGCATCGTCAAGCACGGCTCCAAGATGATCCAGGCCGTGGCCAATGCGCATGTGCCGCAGATCACCATCGTCATGGGCGGCAGCTTCGGCGCCGGAAACTACGGCATGTGCGGCCGCGGCTTCGGCCCGGACTTCATCTTCGCCTGGCCGAATTCGCGCACTTCCGTGATGGGCGGTGAGCAGGCCGCCGGCGTCATGGAGATCATCACGCGCGAGAAGTACGAGAAGCAGGGCAAGGCCATCGACGAGGCCGAGGAGAAGCGGCTGGCTGCGGTGCGCCAGCAGATCGTCGACCAGTTCGATCGCGAATCCGACGCCTTCGCGGCCAGTGCCCGTATGTTCGACGACGGCATCATCGACCCGCGCGACACGCGGCGCGTGCTCGGCCTCTGCCTCTCGGTCTGCCGCGAAGCCAAGCTGCGCCAGCTGCACGGCAACAGCTTCGGCGTTGCAAGGCTCTAG
- the modA gene encoding molybdate ABC transporter substrate-binding protein, with the protein MHSFATVACLLGVLALVAAPETAAKEPALTVFAAASLRSVLDQAAADFEERTGVETDVSYAGSSTLARQIMLGAPADVFFSASAGWMDHLAGRDLLHFGTRRDLLSNRLVLIAPRGAKGEFALDDPSALLRVLGDGYLAMANTEGVPAGLYGKAALQSLKLWTSLHNRIAQADNVRAALALVSRGEAALGIVYRSDALAAGESVRVMATFPESSHPPIVYPAAALARSDHPQAQRFLAFLAAPERKSLFERWGFTALEH; encoded by the coding sequence TTGCACAGTTTTGCCACCGTGGCATGCCTACTGGGCGTGCTGGCGCTCGTAGCGGCTCCCGAGACCGCGGCGAAAGAGCCGGCATTGACGGTCTTTGCCGCTGCGAGCCTGCGCAGTGTGCTCGACCAGGCTGCCGCGGACTTCGAAGAGCGGACGGGCGTCGAGACCGATGTGTCCTACGCCGGTAGCTCGACACTGGCGCGCCAGATCATGCTGGGAGCGCCCGCCGATGTTTTCTTCTCGGCAAGTGCGGGATGGATGGATCATCTTGCGGGGCGCGATCTGCTGCACTTCGGGACAAGGCGCGATCTCTTGAGCAATCGCCTGGTGCTGATCGCTCCTCGCGGCGCGAAAGGCGAGTTCGCGCTGGATGATCCTTCGGCGCTATTGAGGGTACTGGGGGATGGTTATTTGGCCATGGCTAATACGGAGGGTGTTCCAGCCGGTCTCTACGGCAAGGCCGCGCTGCAGTCGCTGAAGCTATGGACTTCCTTGCACAACCGCATCGCGCAGGCGGATAACGTGCGAGCAGCACTCGCGCTCGTTTCCCGGGGCGAGGCAGCGCTCGGCATCGTTTATCGCAGCGATGCGCTTGCTGCCGGTGAGAGTGTGCGCGTCATGGCAACTTTCCCGGAATCCAGCCATCCTCCGATTGTCTATCCGGCGGCGGCGCTCGCCCGAAGCGATCACCCGCAAGCACAACGATTTCTGGCGTTTCTGGCGGCTCCCGAGCGGAAGTCACTGTTCGAGCGCTGGGGCTTTACGGCGCTGGAGCACTGA
- the modC gene encoding molybdenum ABC transporter ATP-binding protein — MLQLDIDFQQGDFHLRARFSVERGVTALFGASGAGKTTTLDLIAGLRRLRSGSIVANGRTLADTARGIFVPSHARHIGYVFQEPRLFPHLSVRGNLRYGMRSGEQRGALATFDEMVALLGIGHLLSRRPAGLSGGEARRVAIGRALLAAPSLLLLDEPLTSLDDERRAELLPFIESMRDTLHVPMVFVSHRDDEVRRLADTVIRLQDGRQIQQSGPPSVVLDSLT, encoded by the coding sequence ATGCTGCAGCTCGATATCGATTTCCAGCAGGGCGACTTTCATTTGCGCGCCCGGTTCAGCGTCGAGCGCGGCGTGACGGCGCTCTTCGGTGCTTCCGGTGCTGGCAAGACAACCACGCTGGACCTGATCGCCGGGCTGCGGCGATTGCGTTCCGGAAGCATCGTCGCCAACGGCCGCACGCTAGCGGACACGGCCCGAGGCATCTTCGTGCCCAGTCACGCTCGGCATATCGGCTACGTCTTTCAGGAGCCGCGCCTGTTTCCGCATCTCAGTGTGCGAGGCAATCTGCGCTACGGCATGCGGAGTGGAGAACAGCGCGGCGCGCTGGCGACCTTCGACGAGATGGTCGCGCTTCTCGGTATCGGCCATCTCCTGTCTCGCCGGCCCGCCGGATTGTCCGGTGGCGAAGCGCGCCGCGTGGCCATCGGGCGCGCCTTGCTTGCAGCACCCTCATTGCTTCTGCTGGACGAGCCGCTGACCTCTCTCGATGACGAGCGCAGGGCCGAGCTCCTGCCGTTCATCGAGTCGATGCGCGACACCTTGCATGTCCCGATGGTCTTCGTGAGTCATCGCGATGACGAAGTGCGTCGTCTTGCCGATACGGTCATTCGCCTGCAAGACGGGCGGCAGATTCAGCAGTCCGGCCCTCCCTCGGTGGTCCTTGATTCCCTGACGTAG
- the modB gene encoding molybdate ABC transporter permease subunit, with protein sequence MSLEAGEIAALLLSLRVSLWAVVVSLPAGVAVAWLLARREFAGKGLLDALVHLPLILPPVVTGYLLLIVFGRQGVVGAWLYEYFGVTLAFRWTGAVLAGAIVGFPLMVRAIRLSLEAVDRRLEGAAAVLGASPLRVFATVTLPLAMPGIIAGALLAFARALGEFGATITFVSNIPGETQTLPLAIYSYLQIPGGEEAATRLVVLSVALAFAALLASEWLARAMRRRLDPG encoded by the coding sequence GTGAGCCTGGAAGCCGGCGAGATCGCGGCGCTGCTTTTGAGCTTGCGCGTGTCGCTATGGGCGGTCGTGGTGAGCTTGCCGGCGGGGGTGGCGGTGGCCTGGCTGCTGGCGCGTCGTGAGTTCGCCGGCAAGGGACTGCTGGACGCGCTGGTGCACCTACCACTGATTCTGCCGCCGGTGGTGACGGGCTATCTGCTGCTGATCGTCTTTGGTCGCCAGGGGGTAGTGGGAGCCTGGCTCTACGAGTACTTTGGCGTCACGCTTGCCTTTCGCTGGACGGGCGCGGTGCTGGCCGGCGCCATAGTCGGATTCCCGCTCATGGTGCGCGCTATTCGCTTGTCCCTCGAAGCGGTCGACCGACGTCTGGAAGGTGCCGCAGCCGTGCTCGGTGCGTCTCCGCTGCGCGTGTTCGCTACGGTGACCCTGCCGTTGGCAATGCCCGGCATCATCGCCGGTGCGCTCTTGGCATTTGCGCGAGCGCTCGGTGAGTTCGGCGCCACGATCACCTTTGTTTCGAATATTCCGGGCGAGACCCAGACGCTGCCGTTGGCGATCTACAGCTATCTGCAGATTCCGGGCGGCGAGGAGGCTGCGACACGCCTGGTCGTGCTGTCGGTCGCCCTGGCTTTTGCTGCGCTTCTCGCCTCGGAGTGGCTGGCGCGTGCCATGCGGCGACGACTGGATCCGGGTTGA